The following nucleotide sequence is from Chelmon rostratus isolate fCheRos1 chromosome 11, fCheRos1.pri, whole genome shotgun sequence.
tgagaaaataacaaatttatTTGTAACAAAAAAAGTTATATTTGCCTGGTAACACGTACCGAAAATCGTTGTTAAGACAGAAAACGTTGCCCGCTGACTGTAGATATCTCGTAAACTGGGCCGTTCGGTTAATGCACTTCAACATACTTTGCAcccatgaaaaacaaacctcGGCTTTCACAGCGCCATATTAGAATAGGCAAAACTAATCGAACACAGAACAGACCAAAAAGGAACATGGTAGGTTATCGATTCTGCAGTACATTCAGACTGATACATGTGATTTCTGCAATGGCAATTACTTATACAGTTAGACTTTAAGTAACTGGAAAGAAGGAAACCGTTTAACTTACTTCGAAAATTGCGTTATGTCATTGACTCTGATATCGATTAAGCTATCCTGCGTGTGGAGTTCGGATTTGATGAGTGTAGCGCTGATCATATCCGGTTTTTAAGCTTTGTCCTGCGCATTCAGCTGTAGACGCATAAAAGTAGTGTGAAACTAACTGCTGAGGTCAAAGTCAGAGGAAGTGTAAGAAATACTCACCGCAATTCAAATCTCAAGTCTGTGGAAAATTAAACTGGGAAAAAATATTGATGTAAATATTGTATTGTAGTAAAGCCAGAGATCCCTGAAATGTAGTAACTAAAGAAGCTGGTAGTATCCGTAAGATACAAAACATTCACCTGACTGACCCCACAATTTAACCTTTtctaaaattaattttaaaatgtatatgtTTTACTCTTTACACAGATGTCAAACAATGTAAAGTCGTAGTTCCCTGTTTGTAAATTCCGTGCTCAATAAAGCAATTGCTGGTAAAATAGGTGTTTCTTTATACTAAGACAAGAGCCAGAGAGGCTGTGGACTGCATGGAGAAAGTTGTCACTGCATAGTCACAATATATACTAGATAGATGTTGAACATTTTATAACAATAAGACAGGAAAGACTGAGCGAATgatacaaatacataaattaagaccgttttccttttgttgtgaTGGCAACGAAAAATCCCACGTAGAAATGGCTAACTGCACAATTTCTTTGTTAAAAAAGTGAGGGCTATGATAATGGTTTTTGTAAAATTATATCtacttgttttcatttcttttcaaacaCTCTTCGTATTTGTACACATGTTGCAAGGAGCCTGTTTTTGCCATTGATAATAACGaccaacaaaacacaaactttgcTCTCCTCACTCTGTGGTAAAGTTGCTGTCATCACGTAGCCACTAGATGGCGACATATGTCTTTGTTTGTACCCGTCAGTCGTGCTCCTTCCCTGTCACAGGTGACTTTTTGAGCAGTAATCTATTATACGAGTCATCTCAGTACTTAACAGTTGTACATGCCACCTGAAAAATAACAGTTATATGACCTTATCTTTCTTTTCACTTATAACGACTAAACACATTAGACACACGCACTGTTTTGTAAAGAGCTTTTCGTTCTGGAGTCTTTTTGCACCTGCAGGATTACTATGCGTCAGACAGATGGTGGTTTTCCGGGAATTAAACATCCGCCCAAATAAGTTGTCTTACGCATTAGGAGCGTCTGGTTTGGGCCTTTTGACACCACAGCTGTGTCTTATCTGTCGCTTGTATTTGCtctgaaagaggaaatgatgcaGAAAGCGCCATAGGTGGGTCTCAGTTTGCCCCTCCTCTTTTAAATCCCGACCCGGGACTTCAGTAGATCACTTTGAAGTGAGCGGTGAGGAGGGTCAGGCCACGAGTGAACCGTCAGCGCCATGGAGGAATCAACCGACAGACCCATCAAGAAAAAAGTTGTAGCAGTAGTGGGCGGTGGTTTggtaagaaaagaaaatgaaagtgaattatTAATTCAACGTGCAGCATCTTGTCTTTTGATCTCTTGAGTGCACATTGACCTTTACCGAGTCAATGATCCTTAGAGCAGGAGGCAGTTCTACAGAGCCTGTTTTCCATGCAAAGAAGAtgagtttcttttttgtaaaatgcAGTCAAATGTGTATTTGAAAAGTGGAATAAAGGAAATAAGACTACAGAAGTGCTGTGGCGTGTTCAGGAAGGGCTATGTTGTTTACATGGAGTTAATATTATGTAGCTAAGAGTTAATGATTCGTGTTCAATGACTCGAATACCTGTCCTTATCCCCTCTTCCCCCTTTAGGTTGGGGCACTGAATGCCTGCTTCTTTGCCAAAAGAGGCTTTGATGTGCAAGTGTTCGAAACTCGGGAAGGTAGTATTCAAAGCTCTATTTGCAACCCATGTCAGTGAATAACATTGTCCCATAACTCCTCTCTCCGAGGAACAGACCCACACATCAAGCTTGCAACATCCCTGACCAGCACACAAACATTGCTTTTTCAAGGGGTAACCAAAGTAAGACTGCAACGTTGTGTCTGATTTTGGTCAGATATCCGGAAAGCCAAAATTGTGAAGGGGAGAAGCATCAACCTGGCGTTGTCTCACAGGGGTCGGCAAGCACTCGAACATGTTGGAATGCAGGAGAAGGTATGCTGCTCAGATCTATTCACTTTTCACCTTGTGAAGTGGAAATGAGGTCCAGTGAAGTTGATCCCAGGGCTGAAGGGGCATGGTGACCCCACTTTATCTAGCTAAAAGATGGCCGTGGCAAAGAAACAAATTGGCAGCATACACTTCCTGCCCTTGTTAGCATGTTAGTCTTCCTAAACCACACGTCATAGGCCGAGTTGGAGGGAAGTGGGGTGGAAACCCTTCATTTTTTGTTCTCTagtgatgaaatattaaatttGTGGCCAGGCATCATGGAATCTGTCCACCCTGCTTTCTTTGCTTGCAGTCCAGTCAGGTTGTTCATTCTGGCCTCTGAGGTCAGGAATCTTGTGTGTTGGTGCACTGGCTTTATTATGTACGCCTGAGAACTCTGCATCAGACCCTTTTTTTCACACTTGCATGACTTTTCAGCCTGACAAAACAAGGCTCACTTGACAAGGTTTTCACTCACTGGGTCACCACGTGAACTATAGCTTGGGCTGACACCACCAGTAAATTGAGAATAAAAAACATggatttttaattgtttatcCTAATGTTaatacactttgtttttaaaaattgacCCCCTGTATTAATGATTTTTCCCCAGATTGTCTCCCAGGGAATCCCCATGCATGCCAGAATGATCCATTCCTTGAGTGGGAAACAGTCCCCGATCCCTTATGGCAAGAAAGGCCAGGTAAGCTGGCCATTGTTGGCTCCACTGTACACACAACACTGCAACGAGCTGTCAGCTGGGATTGATGACATGTCTTAGACTGGACTGCTAGTTGCATGGCCATGCAGTGTTGCTATATCTTGTCACTTTCTAGTAAACTATATTTCCCACACTCCTCATATACTGAGTCAGTCGACAGTTTGGATGTTCATTTTTCCACTTGTCAGACCTCACACGCACCCTCGAGTTTGTGGTCCTAAGCAcgcacatacagaaacacagagaaactgcaAGCACAGAGGTGTGTTAGCTGAGGTGAGCCAAGGATGCACCAAATGATGAACGGCACGAGTGGCAACTTGTGCAGTCAGATAGATATTTTTTGTCACAAGGCTCTAGAGTTTATGTGTCATCATGAAATATGTTTCTCTTATTTGTACATATGATGAGCCTGTCTGAAAATAGCTGTTTTTAATTACACTGCTGCCAGTTTGGCAGCGATTCTCAATCTCACGGGGACTTGGATTGTTGAATAAGacaaaaatatacaagaaaGACAATGAAGGCATGTAGATTCATGGATGTAGGGAGACAGAGTATAAACCACAGAGACTTCCTGTTCCCATTTAAATTAGTAGAGCTACAGTTCTGTTTGTAAAGCTGTAGTATCTGTAGAATTACACTGAAATATAGACGGTTCTCATTTCAGTACATCCTGTCAGTAGACCGAGCCAATCTGAACaaagagctgctaacaggtAAGAACAGTGTCCTTTTTTTATAATTTAGCCAAGACGGCTTTGGAGCATGAACCCTGAACACAATGGCATGGAGTGCgtgctgaaatgacaaaaactgaaagGACAATTTAATGTTCAAATGATGCATCTTTCCTACaagaaaatactgcaaaattCTAGCCCCTTTATGTTACAATGATGGCAGTCTAACATGTCGTTCTCATGGCTGAAgttggagaaggagaagaagaaggcatactttattaatcctccAGGGGAAGTTCAGTTTTTGAAGAAGTGCCTGAGTCACCTTCATGTTAAAGTTACGACAGATTTAATGCCTTCCAGGCAGTATAAATCTGAATTGAACAGCACTCTAATACTGTAAATGCATTATCTTAATCTTCATCTCTTatgcacaaaggaaataaaattaGACTAGTAAGTGAAAGAGCAATTCTAAGTTATTGAGAAGACTCTTCTCATTTTAGATCAGGCTTTCATACAGCATGGGAGCTAATAGGAATTAGTCCCGGCTTAACGCCCTGTCATTAGGTACTATGTGATTTTATAAAACAGGCAGGAGGATTCACTCTCTAATAATGTTAAatgatgaagctgctgcagaaatgtaTTAGTGGATTCACTATGTTATTGGTGTTTAAAGCCAGATTAAGTCATTTCTGCTGAGTGGCGAGAAGTAACGAGAAAATGCTTAATGAGtgagtggaggaggtggtggtttGGGATGCAGCTATAAAGTCAGTAAACTTCAATATCCACCAGAGGTTTGCTAACTTTAGCCAACAATTCCTGCCATTTGTTGCTGGTCATAAAAGACCAAGTAATgcttttaactttttatttgcAATGTGAATTTCAAAGGTTATGTAGTGGTACTTTAAAGAATCACCAGTCAACTTTTCCAAACAAATTCTGTGGTATTTTAATACATACTGCTGAAGTCTGTGAAAGCCTAAATCAACTTTCAAGTCTGTTCACTCGGCGCATTCTTAGTTCATGAAATGTCACAAAGCTCCAAATTAAAAGACAATATTCCTTCTTCCCTCTAATTGTGCCATGTTGGTCTGTTTGCTAGCACGCTGAGCCTTATCAGCCGCAGATACTCCCTGAGCGGCGGCTTCATGCGAGGCTTTCAACCGCACGAGTACATCAGAGGACGTGAGGGGATGTGTTATTCTTTTCGGGCTAAAAGGATTTTGCCTAATATTTAATGAAGTGCGCACGCTTGGAGATAATGTGCGACAGCATGGGCCCGTGTTTAATtaggctgcctgtgtgtgctgaaaaaGAGGCTGATTGTGAAGCCGTCGCTCTTATCAGGGCCCATCCAGACTCCTGGAGTGAACACTGAGATGACGAGATTTCAGAGAGTGTGACAAGCTGCGCATCGGTTTTCACAAAACCAGACGCATCGACTGGTGTGCTGTGTTGTTCATGAAATTCATGCTAATCAGCAGGAGGTCATTCCCTTCAGAGGGGCATTGATTTATCTGtttgctgattggctgtgttCTTACTGCATTTTATTGGAATCGGGAAGGTTTCTTGCGGATTTAACAAGATATAACCTGCCACATTAAAGTGCTGGTCTTGTGTCATGCCTGTATCTGTGATATAAGCTCCTTTTGTAATATTTTACccccacagaggcagagacgtATCCAAACACAAAGCTGAACTTTGACTACAAGCTGCAGGACTGGAGTGCTGAGACAGGGCTAATGACCTTTGTCAGGTAAATAATTACTGATCTAGCACATGCACGCACTCCCGCAGACACACGCGCACGGGCACATAATGCATGGGGGCTAACTTAGGATGAGGAGCAGCTCATCTGCTCATCTCATCTTGTTTTACCGACAGCTTTATCGATTGTTCCCTCTGTGTACCTACATGCAAGCACATGCGACCTTGTGTATGTAAACTGCCCGAGCTCTGGCAACGTGATAAACACGTCGCCTTTGAAGCCCCTGTACGTGACTTTTTTGCGGCTCTGTGATTGGCCGTCGTTGAGCAAAATATGGCACACAATTTACAACCCAATTAACACTGAAACACCTCCAGGTCTTTTTAGCCGCGGGCATTAGCGTACTCATGCAGTGAGTTATTACCACAATATTCAGGAGCACAACCTCTCTTTAATTTGATCACACAGTTTTTAAATTGAATCCGGCCTTATCTCGAACATGTAAAAATCCATTTGATGTGAACGTTGTAATTTCTGTTTAATTATTCGTTTTTATTCCTGGTGGTCCCACATGTACCTAGTTAAAAATGTGGATGAGAATGAGCCGCTGCGCAGTTATCCCCACAGCGAACAAACGCTTTCGTGCACTTTAATTAAGTCAAGCTTTAAGTTTAAAAGCTGCGAGTGTACCTTGAATCCAAAATGGTGCCTAGTACATCCAGGACACAACCTTCCCTCCACCCTCATATTTGCACCCTCCAGCTTATATAATTGAAAGTACACAGAGAGTGGTATGCCGTGTGATAGCCAGTATCCTCCAATATGAACCAGGGAATTAAATAGATGTGCACAACCTGCTTTCTTCTTACAGTCTGGCCTATCGTCATACTTAATCTAATAACGAATCTTAGAACATCCCTGAAAGCTGATTCAGATCTTTCTTCAGGATTACCAGACATTTATCCTCACGTGCTAACACTGTGGCTCCGTGGACGGTAATGTGCGTCCACCACTTTGGCCCAGGCTGAAGTATTTCAACCGTACTGTTTTATGTTTCGACCTACAGCCTTGGACTTTTGCGTGGTCATGCACAGCCTCATGCGAAACGTGACCTGAAAGGCGTGAATACATACAGTAATGTGTATGGGGTTCAAGAACAGTTAAATGAATAACGCTGTGGAGCAATGCTGATTGCTGTCCAAATGATTAAAGTGGTGCTACAAGCAATTTGGCACCAAAAAACGCCATTATGTCCCCTGCAAGGATCGTTAAATGAGATGATAGTGAGCCAAGAATATATTCGGATGTGCTCAGCGTTGAGTTTAACAGATGCACCAGCGTTTCCGCATGGGTCATGAATGTGTGTAGAATCTGACCTCAGAGCCAACATTTAACTAACAATGAGAACTGTGGCAGGAAGTCTTTGCATCAGGCTGTGTCCAGGGGCAGGCTGACCCCTGCTGTTTGGAGCAGCTTTTAAAGCAAAGTGCAGATGTACCCAACAGTTGACCGTGTGTTTATAGAAGCCGCGTGTGACCATCATGACTGAGTGAAAAGACTGTGAGTCAGAAAAAGCCACAACCATTCAGATGGCATGTTATACAGCTAGTGTCATAACCATAGTTCAGATTTAAAGTGTCAATGAAATTATGCATATTTAATGAGTAGCTTGTAAGTTAAATGCAACTATTTTTATGATCTTTTCTCAAAGTGACGTGTTACCATGTGCCATTTAAATCTcgaatgaaaaatatttaacatctgcacagaaaaaaaacaaaaagctgcagctttaagtgaACTCCAGCAGAGGAAACGACACTCCCGGAGTGTGCACCATGAAAAGGCCgagtgtgagacagaaaaagctCGACACGCAGTTCTCGCTATGCATTAGAGTGAATCAAACCTCAAACCTTAGCCTGAGGgcctcacacacattttctcaggCTAAACTTCCACAAAGGAACATTATTTACACACCTGAGAGTCAGAGGGAGTGACAGGTGCGTTCGGGACAGTGCTTACAGCAAGCCTGATGGTTTCTGACTGAAAAGTTGACATTGCTCATAACATTATTTAACATGCAAACTGCTtactttttttctaaatgttaaGGACTCTCAGATTAAACATGAAGAGGAAGACCCTGTTAAACCAGTTCAGTCCGCTTACATACACATGGATGTCATTGAAGTGAATTTCTCATGTTGGTATGTTTCTCAGGTCGGATGGGTCCGAGGAGCAGATCGTGGCAGACCTGATCGTAGGCTGTGATGGAGCGTTCTCCGCCATCCGCAAGCAATTCCTCCGCCGCAGCCGCTTCAACTACAGCCAGACCTACATCCCCCACGGCTACATGGAGCTCACCATGCCACCCATCAATGGAGAGGTCAGTCCTCTGCACAGCCTGTTGGTATTAGACGCACAATTCAGACCCCGTCgtttatttcctttttcatttgtcCCACTTTCATCGTCGCCCCCCCAGTTTGCCATGAAGCCTAATTATCTGCACATCTGGCCACGAAACACATTCATGATGATCGCTCTGCCCAACTTGGTGAGTGTGAAttgtattttcctctctctcgtGTTCTCAAACTACATGTGCAAACTGAGCAATGTGAGCTGTAAATATGTGACCTATTACCTCACATTTTTTGGCAACCGCGAGCTGTtacagaaagacaaaagcaTAATCACTTCAGAGAATTTCAGCGCATGATTGACCTCTGGGACGTCGTCACAGAGCTAATTAGCCTTGTTTACAGACGCTTCATAGCCAGGAGAGGCTTGCTCATCACAGTTCTTGCCTACTTTCCACACGGCAGTCATGTCCTCCTTCtcatcagtctctctctctgctccgtCTCTCCTGTCCTTCTTAATCCTGCGGTGATTTTTCTGCATGGCCGACTCAGCACAACAGTTTTGCTCTCTTCAGTGAGACCAGGTTAAGGCGGCTGACTTTGGAGTGTGTTTGCACTGTCACTCACTGCCCTAGTTCCCAGGAACGCATTAGgcctgagaaaaataaaagaaaaacacatcctTGCCGCTGTGGACGGTGACAGAAACAGTGCTAAAAGGTCCTCGGGGAGGACTTTGTGACGCTGATAGATAGCACCTGCTAAAATGGGCACATAACGGCACGCCCACAACCCCCATGCACTTCATCCATCACTGGCACTGGGTGTAGTTTGGCTATTACATTTGCATTGATGGAAGATTCTATAATGCGTTTGGCATGGATGACTTTTCAGGCCCATGAAAGTAATGTGAATTTGTATTAGAATATAACAAATGATTAAATGCATGTTAAATGTGTAGCGTGCACAGAATACTGCAGGATGCAGCATGTATGAAAGGATGCTACTTAATCTGTGAGTGGgttcattatttcttttattcatcaTTATTGCTTATTATTACATGTCTCATTGCCTTCCTCAGTGGATACGACTGAAAGCTTCGGGAATAGCTATGTAAGAACCTTGCCTCAAGGATATTTTATCACAGATGCTTTTTGTGTGTTCCATTATATCAGTCGAAATAATAACGGCTAACGAATCTCCAGGCCAAGGCTTCCTCGTCCACACAACAGACATCGTTTGCAGTCCGATTAGCAACCAAACTCGACGTTTGGTTAATCTCTATTAACAGATATCTGCATTTAAAGgcagattcattttttaaagttcCTGTGGGTTCtgttattggattttttttttttttttgccccagTCCATCCTGGCCCGTTACTTTCGGCTTCATCAAAGGTGACTTTAAATAGCTGCAAATCCTCCACATCCACATGTCACACCTTTTGTATTTAACATGTTTAGAAACAGAAAACGAGACATTGTGCTTTACTGAGCAGGCAGCTAAAAATGTATAGGGATTTACGGACTATCCAGCAGCTACCTTAGCCTCTCTCAGCTCTCCAGAAGTCCCTCAGAAAAGCAGCTCTAAACAAAACCTGataggctaacgttagcaagccagccaAGAACGTACAACTTTTAAATAAGACAACCCTGGAATTACCAGGGGCTGCATTTCTCTTCTTTGGGAGAGGCTTGCTGCCTTCCCACACCTCAAACTCCTGCACCAAGCTATCACGTCCCAGACCAGCCTGTCCAatgacagagagacggagagagcaAAGTGATATCAACCCACCATTTAACTCAAGACAGAACCAGTGAATATTAAAGTAATGGCAAATTAGTGGGATCACTAACTGTAATGTAAATTGCTGAAATTCAAATGGTAAAACTACCCAGCACTGGTTCCCTTTCAAGCATGTCTGTAGATGGTCTTGTTAACACAGGATGTTCTTTTTGAAAATCACAGAAAGGCTTAAATCTATTCTAATCCTATTGCTGGAACAGTGGgtgttaaacatttaattttataAATCATCTTGTAACCAAGTGTAATATCTTTGTGTAAATTAAGATGACTATTTTTTGGACAGTGAgagtgaagaggcagacaggaaatgggagaaagagagagagaggggcatgACACGTAACAAAGGTCGCCTGCTGGAACCGACCCCTGCGGCCACGCAGCATCTCCAACATGACTCAATTGAACCTGACAAGAAGTGCGTCACAATGGAATTTGAGAACGAACGttgctgtgctctgtgtgtgttttccaatCTAGGACAAGACATTTACCTGCACCCTCTTCATGCCCTTTGAAGAGTTCGAGAAGATCACCACCGGAGATGAAGTCATCGAGTTTTTCCAGAAGTACTTCCCTGACACCATACCACTAATAGGAGTGTAAGTGACTTTCTCACCTCCGCAgccactctttctctctctctctctccac
It contains:
- the LOC121613691 gene encoding kynurenine 3-monooxygenase; translated protein: MEESTDRPIKKKVVAVVGGGLVGALNACFFAKRGFDVQVFETREDIRKAKIVKGRSINLALSHRGRQALEHVGMQEKIVSQGIPMHARMIHSLSGKQSPIPYGKKGQYILSVDRANLNKELLTEAETYPNTKLNFDYKLQDWSAETGLMTFVRSDGSEEQIVADLIVGCDGAFSAIRKQFLRRSRFNYSQTYIPHGYMELTMPPINGEFAMKPNYLHIWPRNTFMMIALPNLDKTFTCTLFMPFEEFEKITTGDEVIEFFQKYFPDTIPLIGVDALKRDYFRLPGQAMVSVKCTPYHIGDKCVLMGDAAHAVVPFYGQGMNAGFEDCIVFEEIMEQFNEDFSAVLPEYTRVRVPDDHAIADLAMYNYIEMRAHVNSRWFLFRKYVDNFLHYLMPKTIIPLYTMVTFTRIRYHEAVERWHWQDKVINRGLLVCATGAVLGGSYLLIKTPPDINKLIIPAERIWNRIMALKTP